The following DNA comes from Pseudorasbora parva isolate DD20220531a chromosome 8, ASM2467924v1, whole genome shotgun sequence.
CGCTCGCATAACATGCGTTGTTGGCTTTTAATGCGTGTCGTGTAATAGTTGTAATAAAGACGTGTTCGTGTTTGAAGTTGTTAGATATGACAATGAGCACTATATATTAGctattgtattgtttattttcACACTGACGGATGATGCACAAGTTAACTCCCGAGCTGAGTCCAAGTGTAATGTTAATGTTGGAATCAAAAGTTTTTAGATGATTAAATCTCATTTGTACAGGAATCACTGATTTCCCTGAGCAGATGTGCCTTGATAAATGAATCTTTAACTGTGTGTATTGATCTGGAGCACATTATTCATTAACCCGTCTCTTCCCTCTCTATCACTGAACAAACACTGGAGAGGGGTTGTGTCCTGTGCTGATTCTGGGCTCGTGTTCTCTAGTTCATGTCACTGCTATCCTTACACAGAAAGGATGCCCGCATGAATTACCTGTATTTCTGTAAAGGCcgtttgatttagtctttgcacATTCGTTTTAACACTGGGTCTTTACAATGCAATAATATGAAAGAGCAGATTAGTAAGTGGCACACCTTTGCTGGTCGGATCACTTTTTAGCCACGAATCGAGTGTAATATTTCAAACAGTACAGCTGAATTAGCACACATTGCATCAGTAACAGGTCCTCTAATGCGTCGTCCTGTGCTTGAATAGTTTAAAATCTCTTGAATGTTTAAAATGGCTTCAAACGCGTGCAAATTATACTCTTTTGTCATGAAGCAAGACTTCTATAGTCTGCACATAATAATGCCACTGGACTCCAGGACCAAGATCGCCAATCTTCGGTCGTAATGAAAGTACAGCCTTATTTGTTAGAAGAAGCTTTAAAAACCTGCAGTATATCTTTCTTTAATAAATGGCAAAACTCAGCAGGAAGTCCATCAAACACCAGTCAGGTCTTTATCTCAGAGTCCGACTCTGCTTTTGGACATCAGTTATCATCATCAGCTTACTCCGATTCTATCTTCCTTTATCTGTGATGTGAAAGACGGATCTTCCCTTTTATACTCGCTGTAAAAGCTTCCCTTGCTCTCTGTatttctgttcatcaggggaaggacccagaagaggaggatgAGGTGGCCGTCGACATTGAAAAGGGTTTCATGGATGAGTTCTTTGAGCAGGTTTGTGTATTTAcattgcttatttattaatgaaTACACTGAAAATCCTCCAACTCATCCAGACTGTCGGGAGTGTAGGGGAGGCACTAACCGCTGTAGTCTTCAGTATCCGCTCGCTCAATGAGGTGGAAGTGTAACCTGAGATTGGTTAAAGTGCCACATTGAGCGTTATCGGATTGTCCTGTTTAGATGTGGGTGTTAATTTAATGTTAATGGGCAACATGTGTTTGATCAGTTCTCATCTCCTCCTTGTCTCGCAGGTAGAGGAGATCCGAGGGTTCATTGACTCTCTGACAGAGAAGGTAGAAGAAGTGAAGAGAAACCACAGCACCATCCTGGCCTCTCCAAACCCAGATGAGAGTAAGTTACACATTCACATGGAGTACGGTTAAAACAAGTTTCAGCGCTTAAAACGTCCTCCTCGTTTATTTAATCAAGCTCTAAAAACAGCTGGATTGCATCTGTATAGACAGATCCCAGTGTCAGAAACAAGCGGATGGTTTATATTAATGCCGTTCTGGATCGTGTCAGAGGAATATATGTTTGTTCGGAGCATCTTATTTTATAAACGTTATAATCTCAGTGTACCCAAATGTAGGATGTTTTCACATCTGAAATGAGCATAGCTCCAGGACCAGGGTTGGGGAGCACTAGCCAGATGAGGTCTAACATCACACTGAGCTCTTGTCTGGTCGGGCTATCCCTGATCAGGGCCACAGGCTGGGTTCACCAAGGTCCCAAATGGGAGCTAGTTAAGCTTTAAGATGTTTGAAGGCCAAACAAACTAGACAACAATAGCTTTAAAACCAAGCCAGTGGGCAGTAGATTATTTGTCAATACCTTTCTTTTGCTCTCAGTCTCCGTCTCTTGCCCTCCTAAAGCTCTGACTGATAGTCTTTTCATTCTCGTCTGtgtcagtgaggaaagtgaacAAATGGTCAACTGATCATAGTTGGAGATTCAGAGAAATTATGTGCTTCTCTCTTTTATTTCCCAACAGAAACAAAGGCAGAGTTGGAGGAGTTGATGTCAGATATCAAGACGCTGGCTAATAAAGTGCGCTCAAAGTTAAAGAGTGAGTCTTTCAACTACACACCTATAGTcatggtacacacacacacacacacacagcactggCTCTGCTATGAAAACTCGTGACTCGCTGACTAAAGAGACGAGTCTTTCCGCCTGAATCCCGAACAGTTCCACAGGAAGGCTATTGCCGAGTTTATGAGGCAGGCAAGAAAAGGTTTTCTGATATTCTGATAGTATCGTTAACTATAAAGGAGCTTAAAGCGTTAGCAGTATTTTCACATTGCAGGAAGCATATACAGCAAATGATGATAAACTCGGCTGACGTGATGATATTTCTTGGTTCAAGCTTCCGCTAATTCATTAACCCTGCAGGAAATCCTCCAATAGTGCATCACGATAGTCTAATCCTGAGTCATGGACACATGAATCATTAGCACACAGTGATTGTGCTATCGTTAGATTCGTCTTTCCCAACATCATGGCACTGATACACACAATCACGGAGTACGTTAGGCTCTTATTCATCTCTCATTCCTGTCTTTAGAGGTTATAAATGAATGACCGCAGGGACGTGTCCTCTGTTTTACAGATATCCAGCTGACCATAGAGCAGGAGGCCGTGAACAGTGAGCGGCCGTCAGCTGATCTGAGGATACGGAAGACACAGGTGAGGGTCTGCTCACTCGCTGCGgactggcacacacacacactcgtccaCATCATTATCAGTGCTCTCTGTTTTTCAGCACTCCACCTTGTCACGCAAGTTTGTGGAGGTGATGTCTGAATATAACACAACACAATCAGATTACAGGGAACGCTGTAAGAGACGGATACAGAGACAGCTGGAGATTagtgagtaaacacacacacacacacacacacacacacacacaaacacaaggcaggagaacgggacttgcctgactgcagtgtgtcaagtgtaaagtttggttgaggggggattatggggtagGGTTGTTTTCAGGGATTGGCcacttagttccagtgaaactcttaatgcttcaccaagacgtTTTGGACAAATTTATGCCCcaaactttgtgggatcagtttgtggacggccccttcctgtcctgcgctccagtgcacaaagcgtcgctccataaagacatggatgaggagtttggtgtggaggaacttgactggcctgcacagattcctgagctcaacccgatagaacagctttgggatgaattagagcggagactgagagccaggccttctcgtccaacatcagtgcttgacctcacaaatgagcttctagaagaatgggcagaaatccccataaacacactcctaaaccttgaggaaagccttcccagaagagctggagcagttagagagggtgggccgactccatattaaaccctacggattaagactTGTACAGTTTGGAGGCCACTGCACGACTGGATCCCATGGGAGAACAGCTGACCCCGTCTGTGTCATCGGCTTTAATCTGGAGCCATAATCATCCTGCCAGCTCCGCTTGTGTTCGCAGTGTGTCTCTGATACCAGGATACTGTGGTAGAGCTGGCCAGCTGGgccgccacacacacacacacgccgtgACAGCGTCCGCAGTGAAGCTCTGTATTTAGTGTATTGAGTGTGTAATCAAACCTGAGtcaccacacacacagatcagggGTGTGTGATGGCGTCACACTGTTCATTATTAACTCCGCGGGCTGCTAATTACAGATTGTCACGGGTGAACAATGGTCACTGCGGCTTCAGGCTAGCCATTCTCTGCTAGATGAGCAGCCGTTTCATTAGCCATAAttacagtctcacacacacatttactccATGTGTTGGAAGAGTTGTGTCCTTTGACCTTTGCATATATATCATAATATCATTTTCTAAAGTCTGTCTTCCGTTTCCGCTGGAGGAACACACACTtctgctgcgtgactggagtGAATGGGGACACGAGTAAAACCAGCGGTCATCATCAGTTTATCCTGAAGGGTGGACTCCCTCCGGCCGCCCATGCAGACAGGAATGGGGTTTCCTGACATTGAGATGAGCCTGAGCTGGGGAAACACATCAAGCTTACCTGTGAACGCTTTATATAAATACAGAATAGGCTCATCTAAAAGTTATAATCAGCCCTAAAACCAGGCGCGCTGGAAGCCGTTTAATTCCGGGGGGCTGAAAGTTGGGTCGGAAAATGTGTGACGTCATTATGTTGTCGGTGGCGACCCGACATGTGTTGTTGTAGAACCCCCTTTACCGTCAAAGAGCACAGACGGACCCACCGCCCCAgattattgttgtttaaaattaattacttgTTAAAACGCGATCAGACCATGGGTGTCAGAAGCAAAACTGTGGGTGGTCTCAATgctggagtaacgttagatacaaatatactgcagtttactaaacgattgattggccagacaaaattacggaaATCACTTATCAGTTATTTGCCCTGTCTTTTGccgaactcgctctactcccttttcacatcacagatcagaaaggcatttattttcaataaaaatgtagaaaatattagaaaagtggaaaaaaaagaCTCAAACACCTAATACGtttttctcggttaggggtaggtaaacagacgtgttgaattagtgacgataaaagtgagttggtccaatatcattggtatTTAAAAGTGGGTGAGTCTTGTCCTCacgacacacaatggttccgacgcccatacACGCGTTAATCATCACTCATAAAGcattctttttatttgtgttcatagGCTACATACAATATCCAGCATCTGCCACGGCTTTTAGTCCATCATGTgcgcatatttggagaaataatgATTCATAATCACGTTTGTAAACTATCATGTGTCCCGACCTCAGCAGACTGGTGAGAGTAGGCTACATGATAACGTCCAGCTCACAAACCTCGCGGATGTCTGAACAAATGAGAGTGAGCGAGGTGACATGATGGTGACGAAAGCACTTCCTGaggaattattaaaataattatgaattaGTTTATATCTTATCCACGGCCCATTATTTTAATCCCATTAAAACACAGTATGTTATGTCagtctattttaatttattttatttcatttcatgttttaaatacaatataattttagtCCACATCCCCCCACCAGGGGGGCTGATGCTATAACGAGGGGGGCTGCAGCACCCCCCTTCCCGCGCTACTGCCTAAAACTCGTGTAGTTTATGTCCAAACGTTTCCCTATTCATTAGCATGCTAAAACTATTTTGAGGTGTCATGATTAGGGTTCCGGAAATTTTCAAGGCTGGAAACTTTTCATGGAAATTAATGAGAATAAACTTGGAGTTTGCAAACTTGCTGGTTAGCCTATCACAAGGAACTTACATGTAGttggaaaaaaaatcttcctCTCACAATCACCTAGATTTAGCACTTTACtaccctaaacacacacacatacacacacacacacacacagcccctaaacctacccatcacaggaagcattctgcatttttactttctaataaaaactcctcctgtgtgatttataagccttttgtaaagtggggccatgggtaatgtcctcatatttcaccctctcctgtaatacctgtgtcatacccatggcattatacacacttgtgtcctgatatgtcacaaaaacaagcacacacacacacacgttaggttTTTGTGGATTGttgggactttccatagacataatggattttacactgtacaaactgtacattctacacacagacacagacacacacacacacacacacacacacacacacacacacacacacacacaccctgcccctgcccgtaaacctaccaatcacaggaaacattctgcatttttacattttcaaaaaacataatttagtatgtttatcgCTGGT
Coding sequences within:
- the stx1a gene encoding syntaxin-1A isoform X2, with translation MRDRTLELRHGKDPEEEDEVAVDIEKGFMDEFFEQVEEIRGFIDSLTEKVEEVKRNHSTILASPNPDEKTKAELEELMSDIKTLANKVRSKLKNIQLTIEQEAVNSERPSADLRIRKTQHSTLSRKFVEVMSEYNTTQSDYRERCKRRIQRQLEITGRDTTNEELESVLESAKPIFSSGIILDCNISEQAMSEIETQHTEILKLESSIRELHDMFMDMAMLVESQGEMIERVEYNVERSVDFIRDAVQETTKAVKYQSNARRKKTLIIICCVLLGVVVAVIIGGVLA
- the stx1a gene encoding syntaxin-1A isoform X3, whose product is MRDRTLELRHGKDPEEEDEVAVDIEKGFMDEFFEQVEEIRGFIDSLTEKVEEVKRNHSTILASPNPDEKTKAELEELMSDIKTLANKVRSKLKNIQLTIEQEAVNSERPSADLRIRKTQHSTLSRKFVEVMSEYNTTQSDYRERCKRRIQRQLEITGRDTTNEELESVLESAKPIFSSGIILDCNISEQAMSEIETQHTEILKLESSIRELHDMFMDMAMLVESQGELINNIEKNVCSAQEYVETAREQTKAAVKVQKTSRTKLILIGSCVSVCLLILIISLAIGLS
- the stx1a gene encoding syntaxin-1A isoform X4, with the translated sequence MRDRTLELRHGKDPEEEDEVAVDIEKGFMDEFFEQVEEIRGFIDSLTEKVEEVKRNHSTILASPNPDEKTKAELEELMSDIKTLANKVRSKLKNIQLTIEQEAVNSERPSADLRIRKTQHSTLSRKFVEVMSEYNTTQSDYRERCKRRIQRQLEITGRDTTNEELESVLESAKPIFSSGIILDCNISEQAMSEIETQHTEILKLESSIRELHDMFMDMAMLVESQGEMIERVEYNVERSVDFIRDAVQETTKAVKYQSNARRKLILIGSCVSVCLLILIISLAIGLS